caaaatattttttcagtatcAAAACGAGTCAATGTTAAGTAACTAACTTTTATTTCACTAGTCAATGAATAGTAAAAGAAAATTGACttttttagtttgtattataattacaatattagacAATAATTATGCTTGCTGAGGTTTTCATAAagaattatcataaaaatgattttgttttgaTTGTTAATCTgatattctgaaaaaaattgtcatgATCAGTTCTATTTGTATTGTTCattggatatatatttttctttaatattgtgtCTGATAATGGTGCCTGAATGAGagcatttttcatatattttttagaatcaCTAGTAACGTTATCATAGtttaatttgttcaatatttgtatagatcttaggaataaaataaactaggttactgatgtatattatgccattatacaaataaaatattttatggtagtAACATTGTTACTGCTGTTTCATCATCTTCACGACATTGCCATGTAATGCAGCGTTCCACTATACACCTTGCCGATATTCTATCTACAGCACAATGTTCCCAACATTCTTCTATTGTATCACATAAATCTATTAAGCcctataattttaacaatgataatatattagatgcaatattttaagaacatttCTTACTGGATGTGATTTCCAGTTATCTTTAAAAGCTGGTCTTAATCTTTTATGCACTACACATTCTACCATGGCTTTCAATGATGGATGTCGTCCAATTTCTTCTTCAAAAGGTAACCTATATTCTGGTGTAGCTCCTAGTTGTGATGTACATCTAGTTGACAATTCCCATAATATTAATCTACATGCTTTCATGTCTACTCTTAAAAATGGATCCATTGAATAATCGATGGATCCATCTAGTACTTCTGGTATGTATTGTGTTGTGCCAAtctgaatatttaa
This genomic window from Metopolophium dirhodum isolate CAU chromosome 1, ASM1992520v1, whole genome shotgun sequence contains:
- the LOC132946736 gene encoding activin receptor type-2B-like, with amino-acid sequence MALEYLVCMRLREQFELRMTEKQFGFTAIKSTYNGCNIENERMIGTTQYIPEVLDGSIDYSMDPFLRVDMKACRLILWELSTRCTSQLGATPEYRLPFEEEIGRHPSLKAMVECVVHKRLRPAFKDNWKSHPGLIDLCDTIEECWEHCAVDRISARCIVERCITWQCREDDETAVTMLLP